The following coding sequences lie in one Apium graveolens cultivar Ventura chromosome 3, ASM990537v1, whole genome shotgun sequence genomic window:
- the LOC141713550 gene encoding uncharacterized protein LOC141713550, which translates to MATTAGSDVSDGPVLSLINKRLRALRKKINRITQMEDSISQGKTLNKEQEEVFRTKPSVISAIDELEKLKQPLAIAVSEEIDLAIKIKREKESDDSAIKINGGEKVSDEGGKSGDDSSIIEKLLELLYFGGMFDVRSEVDFTRSVLTKTHERNCCLSYDYVSDDESELLAERDLDLISKVGSLLVTRPVDTSLSHKNALEKCVERAKLWIESSEQPIDGESNVTYSLLKQKLAKIMASPYFTTLPEMKAPVEVVAAAGNFGSFQAQVDVQYEQKDDELANTEGNESSDNQNGPVDELQNGEYKVENYTELPAHSESVKPQPDREQAYGDVETKEQQYNWRPFQNQRGGRGAGGRRGYSNGRGGRNGNSRGGGPYQNGRNQYYDQPGNYYPRNNYYSNRGRGGGRGAAGNNNHGSAVQTES; encoded by the exons ATGGCGACAACAGCCGGCTCCGACGTCTCCGACGGCCCAGTCCTCAGCCTGATCAACAAACGTCTCCGCGCCCTCCGAAAAAAAATCAACCGCATCACTCAAATGGAAGACTCAATCTCCCAAGGCAAAACACTCAACAAAGAACAAGAAGAAGTGTTCCGTACCAAACCTTCCGTCATTTCCGCTATTGATGAGCTCGAGAAGCTTAAGCAGCCTCTGGCTATTGCGGTGTCCGAAGAAATCGATCTTGCGATTAAGATTAAGCGTGAAAAAGAAAGTGATGATTCCGCAATTAAGATTAATGGTGGTGAAAAAGTTAGTGATGAAGGGGGAAAGAGTGGGGATGACTCTTCGATTATTGAAAAGTTGTTGGAATTGTTGTATTTTGGGGGTATGTTTGATGTGAGGAGTGAGGTTGATTTTACGAGAAGTGTGTTGACGAAGACGCATGAGAGGAATTGTTGTTTGAGTTATGATTATGTTTCGGATGATGAGAGTGAGTTGTTGGCGGAAAGGGATTTGGATTTGATTTCCAAAGTTGGGAGTTTATTGGTTACGAGACCGGTGGATACCAGTTTGTCGCATAAGAATGCTTTGGAGAAGTGTGTGGAGCGGGCTAAGCTTTGGATTGAGAGTTCGGAGCAGCCGATTGATGGGGAGTCCAATGTGACTT ATTCTTTGTTGAAGCAAAAGCTTGCAAAGATTATGGCTTCTCCGTACTTTACAACATTGCCGGAAATGAAAGCACCTGTTGAAGTTGTGGCTGCTGCTGGAAACTTTGGGTCTTTTCAAGCTCAAGTGGATGTGCAGTATGAACAAAAG GATGACGAGTTAGCAAACACTGAAGGGAATGAATCTTCTGATAATCAGAACGGGCCTGTTGATGAATTGCAAAAC GGTGAATACAAGGTTGAGAACTACACAGAGCTACCAGCTCATTCAGAGTCTGTCAAACCACAGCCTGATAGGGAGCAAGCATATGGAGATGTGGAAACAAAGGAGCAACAGTATAATTGGAGGCCGTTCCAGAACCAAAGGGGTGGTCGTGGTGCAGGTGGTCGTAGGGGATATTCCAATGGGCGTGGAGGTCGAAATGGAAATAGCCGGGGAGGTGGGCCATACCAGAACGGTCGCAACCAGTACTATGATCAGCCTGGAAACTACTATCCCAGAAACAACTATTATAGCAATAGAGGCAGGGGAGGTGGTAGGGGTGCTGCTGGGAACAACAACCATGGTTCTGCAGTTCAAACAGAGTCATGA